In Phenylobacterium koreense, one DNA window encodes the following:
- a CDS encoding VOC family protein: protein MTRPRFHLAFPVRDLAEARAFYGQLLGCPEGRSSPDWVDFDFYGHQIVAHLSPDEVGHHNTSSVDGEDVPVRHFGAILTLPEWHALAAKLEAAGIKFVIEPQIRFQGLPGEQATMFFLDPSGNALEFKAFADDAMVFAK, encoded by the coding sequence ATGACCCGTCCTCGCTTCCACCTCGCCTTTCCGGTCCGCGACCTCGCCGAAGCCCGCGCCTTCTATGGCCAACTGCTCGGATGCCCAGAGGGCCGGTCGAGCCCCGACTGGGTCGACTTCGACTTCTACGGCCACCAGATCGTCGCGCATCTGTCGCCTGACGAGGTCGGCCATCACAACACCAGCTCGGTCGACGGCGAGGACGTCCCGGTCCGCCACTTCGGCGCGATCCTGACCCTGCCGGAATGGCACGCCCTGGCTGCGAAGCTGGAGGCGGCCGGGATCAAGTTCGTCATCGAGCCGCAGATCCGCTTCCAGGGCCTGCCGGGCGAGCAGGCGACGATGTTCTTCCTCGATCCCTCCGGCAACGCGCTGGAGTTCAAGGCCTTCGCCGACGACGCCATGGTGTTCGCGAAATGA
- a CDS encoding threonine ammonia-lyase produces MSVSFSDIEAAAGRLAGHAARTPLIESPALNDRLGRRVLIKPETLQRVGAFKFRGAYNRLSQLSAEEAKGGVVAFSSGNHAQGVALAARLLGMPALIVMPADAPAVKVEATRGYGAEIKLYDRLTEDREVIAAQIAAERGAVIVPAFDDPHVIAGQGTVGLEIVAQARELGATLSTLIAPVGGGGLMAGTSLAVKTLSPQTAVVGVEPEGFDDTLRSLQKGERIVTKPATRSLCDALESPAPGLLTFPILQKTMADIAVVTDAEVAEAMRYAFSTLKLVVEPGGSVGLAALLAGKVKDYGEGTTALVFSGGNVDSELFAKVLRKEL; encoded by the coding sequence ATGAGCGTCAGCTTCTCCGACATCGAGGCCGCCGCCGGGCGGCTGGCCGGCCACGCGGCGCGCACGCCGCTGATCGAGAGCCCAGCCCTCAACGACCGGCTGGGCCGGCGGGTGCTGATCAAGCCCGAAACCCTGCAACGGGTCGGCGCCTTCAAGTTCCGCGGCGCCTACAATCGCCTCTCGCAGCTCTCGGCCGAGGAGGCCAAGGGCGGCGTCGTCGCCTTCTCGTCCGGCAACCACGCCCAGGGCGTGGCGCTGGCGGCCAGGCTGCTGGGCATGCCGGCGCTGATCGTGATGCCGGCCGACGCGCCGGCGGTAAAGGTCGAGGCGACCCGCGGCTACGGCGCGGAGATCAAGCTCTATGACCGCCTGACCGAGGACCGCGAGGTGATCGCCGCCCAGATCGCGGCCGAGCGCGGCGCGGTGATCGTGCCGGCGTTCGACGATCCGCACGTGATCGCCGGCCAGGGGACGGTAGGGCTGGAGATCGTCGCCCAGGCCCGCGAGCTCGGCGCGACCCTGAGCACGCTGATCGCCCCCGTCGGCGGCGGCGGGCTGATGGCCGGAACCTCGCTGGCGGTGAAGACGCTGTCGCCGCAAACTGCGGTGGTGGGCGTCGAGCCCGAGGGCTTCGACGACACCCTGCGCTCGCTGCAGAAGGGCGAGCGGATCGTCACCAAGCCGGCCACGCGCTCGCTGTGCGATGCGCTGGAAAGCCCTGCCCCCGGCCTGCTGACCTTCCCCATCCTGCAGAAGACGATGGCCGACATCGCGGTGGTCACCGACGCCGAGGTAGCCGAGGCGATGCGCTACGCCTTTTCGACGCTCAAGCTCGTGGTCGAACCGGGCGGCTCGGTGGGCCTTGCCGCCCTGTTGGCCGGCAAGGTGAAGGACTACGGCGAGGGCACCACGGCGCTGGTGTTCTCCGGCGGGAACGTCGACTCCGAGCTGTTCGCCAAGGTGCTGCGCAAGGAGCTGTAG
- a CDS encoding response regulator has product MAPLMRRVLIVDPAVASARLLTEVMRNIVQVQVWHAATTRKGLEAAAQVNPQLVFVELAGPDVDGVEFSRLLRRSHLPCRQVPIIMVTATATAGGILAARDAGVHEFLRKPYTAKDLLRRLEAVTLHPRDWVEAVEYVGPDRRRFNSGDYSGPLKRRSDVGATPDAQRISQALKIIRSAIPAAATDPHQAMRALLAQTVELQRGAQVTDNAELAAAVAEFQRYLAGVAQSGVMLPDEIARHAADVLAFLPESKDASGKDCAA; this is encoded by the coding sequence ATGGCCCCGCTCATGCGGCGGGTGCTGATCGTTGATCCAGCCGTGGCGAGCGCCCGTCTCCTGACCGAGGTGATGCGCAACATCGTCCAGGTCCAGGTCTGGCACGCGGCCACCACCCGCAAGGGCCTGGAAGCCGCCGCCCAGGTCAATCCGCAGCTCGTCTTCGTCGAACTGGCCGGCCCCGACGTCGACGGCGTGGAATTTTCCCGCCTGCTGCGCCGCTCCCATCTGCCGTGCCGCCAGGTTCCGATCATCATGGTGACCGCCACGGCCACGGCGGGGGGCATCCTGGCCGCCCGCGACGCGGGCGTGCACGAGTTCCTGCGCAAGCCCTACACCGCCAAGGACCTGCTGCGCCGGCTGGAAGCCGTCACCCTGCATCCCCGCGACTGGGTGGAGGCCGTGGAATATGTCGGCCCCGACCGGCGGCGCTTCAATTCCGGCGACTACAGCGGCCCGCTCAAGCGGCGCTCCGACGTTGGGGCCACGCCCGACGCCCAGCGCATCAGCCAGGCGCTGAAGATCATCCGCTCGGCCATCCCCGCGGCCGCCACCGACCCGCACCAGGCGATGCGAGCCCTGCTGGCCCAGACCGTCGAGCTGCAGCGCGGCGCCCAGGTCACCGACAATGCGGAGCTGGCGGCGGCGGTCGCCGAGTTCCAGCGCTATCTCGCCGGCGTCGCCCAATCGGGCGTCATGCTGCCTGACGAGATCGCGAGGCACGCCGCGGACGTGCTCGCCTTCCTACCCGAGTCGAAAGACGCTTCGGGCAAGGATTGCGCGGCCTGA
- a CDS encoding alkaline phosphatase D family protein: MRVDRRRALALLGMGAATPAVAQAPARYSSAVRFDHGVASGDPLADRVILWTRITPADPKAGEIAYSWRLNPVDRRAGGARSGQGVTGPGRDWTAKVDVAGLEPGRAYTFEFQANGVTSPTGRTATLPKGPTKDAVLAVASCSLYPNGYFNAYGAIAKLPRVDAVLHLGDYIYEYGGPGTYGMNSPVAGERPHDPPHEIVSLADYRRRHAQYKSDPQLQAAHARAPWIVVWDDHETANDAYALGAENHQPQAEGDWNARKARAIKAYYEWMPIREPVDGGPAINRAFQFGDLLSLFMVETRLTARDQQLNYKRDLPDMTDQAKVAAFRAKLADPSRKMMGAAQEAWLAKGLADSVKSGVTWQVLGNEVVMGSTGAASVAKVYGEDRVKQILAVDPDVEPRMAQMDALAELELPYSLDMWDGYPADRERVYQAIKAAGAHAIVLAGDSHAFWANELHDAGGQRVAVEFGTTGVTSPGAGDAIKSFSIGDLYARSSRDVVFSDHDAKGFLLLTLTSDEAKAELMAVSTIHRQDYETNAKKTFRLKPESTGVSALTEA, from the coding sequence ATGCGGGTGGATCGACGTCGGGCCCTGGCCCTGCTCGGAATGGGCGCTGCGACGCCGGCCGTGGCGCAGGCGCCCGCCCGCTATTCCAGCGCCGTGCGCTTCGATCATGGCGTGGCCTCAGGCGATCCGCTGGCCGACCGTGTCATCCTCTGGACCCGGATCACGCCCGCCGACCCCAAGGCCGGCGAGATCGCCTATAGCTGGCGGCTGAACCCAGTCGACCGCCGCGCCGGCGGCGCGAGGTCCGGGCAGGGCGTCACCGGGCCCGGCCGCGACTGGACCGCCAAGGTCGACGTGGCGGGTCTCGAACCCGGCCGCGCCTACACCTTCGAGTTCCAGGCCAACGGCGTGACCTCGCCGACGGGCCGGACGGCGACCTTGCCGAAAGGTCCCACCAAGGACGCCGTGCTGGCGGTCGCCTCCTGCTCGCTCTACCCGAACGGCTACTTCAACGCCTATGGCGCGATCGCGAAGCTGCCGCGCGTGGACGCGGTGCTGCACCTGGGCGACTACATCTACGAGTACGGCGGTCCCGGGACCTACGGGATGAACTCCCCCGTCGCGGGCGAGCGGCCGCACGACCCGCCGCACGAGATCGTCTCGCTGGCCGACTACCGTCGCCGCCACGCCCAGTACAAGTCCGACCCCCAGCTCCAGGCCGCGCACGCCCGCGCGCCCTGGATCGTGGTCTGGGACGACCACGAGACGGCCAACGACGCCTATGCGCTGGGCGCCGAGAACCATCAGCCGCAGGCCGAGGGCGATTGGAACGCGCGCAAGGCCCGGGCCATCAAGGCCTATTACGAGTGGATGCCGATCCGCGAGCCCGTGGACGGCGGTCCGGCCATCAACCGCGCCTTCCAGTTCGGCGACCTCCTCAGCCTGTTCATGGTCGAGACGCGTCTCACCGCCCGCGACCAGCAGCTCAACTACAAGCGCGACCTGCCGGACATGACCGACCAGGCGAAGGTCGCCGCCTTCCGCGCCAAGCTGGCCGATCCCTCGCGCAAGATGATGGGCGCGGCCCAGGAGGCCTGGCTCGCCAAGGGCCTGGCGGATTCGGTGAAGTCGGGCGTGACCTGGCAGGTGCTGGGCAACGAGGTGGTCATGGGCTCGACCGGCGCGGCCAGCGTAGCCAAGGTCTATGGCGAGGATCGGGTGAAGCAGATCCTGGCGGTGGATCCCGACGTCGAGCCGCGCATGGCGCAGATGGACGCCCTGGCCGAGCTTGAGCTGCCCTATTCGCTGGACATGTGGGACGGCTATCCCGCCGACCGCGAGCGGGTCTATCAGGCGATCAAGGCCGCTGGCGCGCACGCCATCGTCCTGGCCGGCGACAGCCACGCCTTCTGGGCCAACGAACTGCATGACGCCGGCGGCCAGCGGGTGGCCGTCGAGTTCGGCACGACCGGCGTCACCAGCCCCGGGGCAGGCGATGCGATCAAGAGTTTTTCGATCGGCGACCTCTATGCGCGGTCGAGCCGGGATGTGGTCTTCAGCGACCACGATGCCAAGGGCTTCCTGCTGCTTACCCTGACGTCGGATGAGGCGAAGGCCGAGCTGATGGCCGTCTCCACGATCCATCGGCAGGATTATGAGACGAATGCGAAGAAAACCTTCCGATTGAAGCCGGAATCGACGGGCGTCTCGGCCCTGACCGAGGCCTAG
- a CDS encoding adenylosuccinate synthase, with amino-acid sequence MANVTVIGAQWGDEGKGKLVDWLSNRADVVVRFQGGHNAGHTLVVGNQTYKLSLLPSGVVQGKLSVIGNGVVVDPWHLLEEIAKLGSQGVAIDPEMLVLADNAALILPLHRDLDQAREAAATNKIGTTGRGIGPAYEDKVGRRAIRVGDLADRDALEAKIDRLLAHHTPLRRGLGLPEYDGAELLAALEEIAPKILPFARPAWRLLDGVVKSGKRVLFEGAQGALLDVDHGTYPYVTSSNTVAGQAAAGSGLGPKGPGYVLGIVKAYTTRVGEGPFPTELFDEIGQHLGTVGREFGVVTGRPRRCGWFDAVLVRQSVALNGIDGIALTKLDVLDGLEKLKICVGYRLNGEVLDYLPAGLKAQSALEPVYEELDGWNESTAGATSWKDLPANAVKYVRRVEELIGAPAAMVSTSPQRDDTIMVRDPFQD; translated from the coding sequence ATGGCCAATGTGACCGTGATCGGCGCCCAGTGGGGCGACGAAGGCAAGGGCAAGCTCGTCGACTGGCTGTCCAATCGCGCCGACGTGGTGGTGCGCTTCCAGGGCGGCCACAATGCGGGCCACACCCTGGTGGTCGGCAACCAGACCTACAAACTCAGCCTGCTGCCCTCGGGTGTGGTCCAGGGCAAGCTGTCGGTGATCGGCAACGGCGTCGTGGTCGATCCCTGGCATCTCTTGGAAGAGATCGCCAAGCTCGGCTCGCAGGGCGTGGCGATCGACCCGGAAATGCTGGTCCTGGCCGACAACGCCGCCCTGATCCTGCCCCTGCACCGCGACCTCGACCAGGCGCGCGAAGCGGCCGCCACCAACAAGATCGGCACCACCGGCCGCGGCATCGGCCCGGCCTACGAGGACAAGGTCGGTCGCCGTGCGATCCGCGTCGGTGACCTCGCCGACCGCGACGCCCTGGAAGCCAAGATCGACCGCCTGCTGGCCCACCACACGCCGCTGCGCCGTGGCCTCGGCCTGCCGGAATACGACGGCGCCGAGCTGCTGGCCGCGCTGGAAGAGATCGCGCCGAAAATCCTGCCCTTCGCCCGTCCGGCCTGGCGCCTGCTCGACGGTGTGGTGAAGTCCGGCAAGCGGGTGCTGTTTGAGGGGGCCCAGGGCGCGTTGCTCGACGTCGACCATGGCACCTATCCTTACGTGACCTCGTCCAACACCGTCGCCGGCCAGGCTGCGGCCGGCTCGGGCCTGGGTCCGAAAGGGCCGGGCTATGTGCTGGGCATCGTCAAGGCCTACACCACGCGGGTAGGCGAGGGGCCGTTCCCGACCGAGCTCTTCGACGAGATCGGCCAGCACCTGGGCACGGTGGGCCGCGAGTTCGGCGTCGTCACCGGCCGTCCGCGCCGCTGCGGCTGGTTCGACGCCGTGCTGGTGCGCCAGTCGGTGGCGCTGAACGGCATCGACGGCATCGCGCTGACCAAGCTCGACGTGCTCGACGGCCTTGAAAAGCTGAAGATCTGCGTCGGCTACAGGCTGAACGGCGAGGTGCTGGACTACCTGCCCGCCGGCCTGAAGGCGCAGTCGGCCCTGGAGCCGGTCTATGAGGAACTGGACGGCTGGAACGAAAGCACCGCCGGCGCCACCTCCTGGAAGGACCTGCCGGCCAATGCGGTGAAGTACGTCCGCCGGGTCGAGGAGCTGATCGGGGCTCCGGCCGCCATGGTCTCCACCAGCCCGCAGCGGGACGACACCATCATGGTGCGCGATCCCTTCCAGGACTGA
- a CDS encoding efflux RND transporter permease subunit, whose amino-acid sequence MADVHNQGEGHGGLKISAWAIKNPVPVAVLFIALLLAGVVAYTGLYVKMYPNVQFPMVSVTVTQNGAAPGEMETQITRPIEDAMAGIPNVKNIYSTVTLGVSTTNIEFELGEDLQKKTDEVRSRVDQTRAILPREIDEPTVTRVELDSQPILTYAVSAPEMSDVELSWFIDDTISRLLQAEPGVAQVARVGGVTREINVIIDPDKLNARGLTAAQVNNALRAANLDSPGGRVQVGGREQTLRVLGSVNTLNALRDFTIPTTGGGFVKLTDVADVGDGSSEVRGFARFNGQPVVGIMVMKTRDSSDVAVEDEVIAALGRAEAQYKGVSFSKIFSSVDETRASFKATQHVLLEGMILAALVVFVFLRDWRSTAITAVAMPISLIPTFFFMNIFGFSLNIVTLLALTLVIGILVDDAIVEIENIEKRVAQGMRPYQAAMQGADAIGLAVVATTFAIVVVFAPVSFMSGMAGQFFREFGITVSIAVLFSLVVARLLTPLMAAYLLKPVAHARERKPFQGFYHDALVWALDHRIVASMIGGVIFISSLALVPLLPQGFQPAGDPDYLYVDIQGPPGATAQDMEEAVQRLTRLFSGREEVTGVFVQVGATVTSNGFGGGGGGGDLRTASMTVLLKADRDKSGAEIRREMRQDLLAIPDARVSFLDSQGTAGLQKILTGNDPAKLQAAALELEKQMRTLDVVADPRPSTPPVGPEVIVVPRSDEAARLGVSTEAIAQAARVATVGDIDANVAKMNDGERRIPIRIRLPADARADIQRIKSLRLPTAAGGVTTLDAVADVYFQAGPAKIERLNRKRQLTVQAELNGVEMGTANQAVEKLPIMKNLPEGVTPAQTGQLEAMQELFGSFGLAVFAGVSMIFGVLVLLFRSFFKPIVILSALPLAVGGAFFGLLVFNLSLSIPSLIGFLMLLGLAAKNSILLVEYAIERERAGMEQRQALMEACRERARPIVMTTVAMAAGMLPTAFALEKGAEFRQPMAVAVIGGLITSTLLSLVLVPVVYEFVDDFESWLRPKLARLITPREAPGEAVPEDRL is encoded by the coding sequence ATGGCCGACGTCCATAACCAAGGCGAGGGGCATGGCGGGCTGAAGATCTCGGCCTGGGCCATCAAGAATCCAGTGCCGGTGGCCGTGCTGTTCATCGCGCTGCTGCTGGCGGGCGTGGTGGCCTACACCGGCCTCTACGTGAAGATGTACCCCAACGTGCAGTTCCCGATGGTCTCGGTGACCGTCACACAGAACGGCGCGGCCCCGGGGGAAATGGAGACCCAGATCACCCGGCCCATCGAAGATGCGATGGCCGGCATCCCCAACGTCAAGAACATCTATTCGACCGTGACGCTGGGCGTCTCAACCACGAACATCGAGTTCGAGCTGGGCGAGGATCTCCAGAAGAAGACCGACGAGGTCCGCTCCCGGGTGGACCAGACGCGGGCGATCCTGCCGCGCGAGATCGACGAACCGACGGTCACCCGGGTCGAACTCGATAGTCAGCCGATCCTGACCTATGCGGTCTCGGCGCCCGAGATGTCGGACGTGGAGCTCTCCTGGTTCATCGACGACACCATCTCGCGCCTGCTTCAGGCCGAGCCGGGCGTGGCCCAGGTCGCCCGCGTCGGCGGCGTGACCCGCGAAATCAACGTCATCATCGACCCGGACAAGCTGAACGCCCGTGGCCTGACCGCGGCCCAGGTGAACAACGCCCTGCGCGCAGCGAACCTGGATTCGCCCGGCGGCCGGGTGCAGGTCGGCGGGCGCGAGCAGACCCTGCGGGTGCTCGGTTCGGTGAACACTCTGAACGCCCTGCGCGACTTCACCATCCCCACTACGGGCGGCGGATTCGTCAAGCTGACCGACGTCGCCGACGTGGGCGACGGCTCCTCCGAGGTTCGCGGCTTTGCGCGCTTCAACGGGCAGCCGGTCGTCGGGATCATGGTCATGAAGACCCGCGATTCCAGCGACGTCGCCGTCGAGGACGAGGTGATCGCCGCGCTCGGCAGGGCCGAAGCCCAGTACAAGGGCGTCAGCTTCAGCAAGATCTTCTCCAGCGTCGACGAGACGCGGGCCAGCTTCAAGGCGACCCAGCACGTCCTGCTGGAAGGCATGATCCTGGCGGCCCTGGTGGTGTTCGTCTTCCTCCGCGACTGGCGCTCGACGGCGATCACGGCGGTCGCCATGCCGATCTCGCTGATCCCGACCTTCTTCTTCATGAATATCTTCGGGTTCTCGCTGAACATCGTCACCCTGCTGGCCCTGACCCTGGTCATCGGCATCCTGGTCGATGACGCCATCGTCGAGATCGAGAACATCGAGAAGCGCGTGGCCCAGGGGATGCGGCCCTATCAGGCTGCCATGCAGGGCGCCGACGCCATCGGCCTGGCGGTGGTGGCGACGACCTTCGCCATCGTCGTGGTGTTCGCGCCGGTTTCGTTCATGTCCGGTATGGCCGGGCAGTTCTTCCGCGAGTTCGGGATCACGGTGTCGATCGCGGTGCTGTTCTCGCTGGTGGTCGCCCGCCTGCTGACACCACTGATGGCGGCCTATCTGCTCAAGCCCGTCGCTCACGCCAGGGAGCGCAAGCCGTTCCAGGGCTTCTACCACGACGCGCTGGTGTGGGCCCTCGACCACCGGATCGTCGCCTCGATGATCGGCGGGGTAATCTTCATCTCCTCTCTCGCCCTGGTGCCGCTGCTGCCGCAGGGCTTCCAGCCGGCCGGCGACCCCGACTACCTCTATGTGGACATCCAGGGGCCGCCCGGCGCCACGGCGCAGGACATGGAGGAGGCCGTCCAGCGCCTGACGCGGCTGTTCTCCGGGCGGGAGGAGGTGACCGGCGTCTTCGTCCAGGTCGGCGCCACCGTGACCAGCAACGGGTTCGGCGGCGGCGGCGGGGGAGGCGACCTGCGCACCGCCTCGATGACGGTTCTCCTCAAGGCCGACCGCGACAAGAGCGGAGCCGAGATCCGCCGCGAGATGCGCCAGGACCTGCTCGCCATTCCCGACGCCCGGGTCAGCTTCCTCGACTCGCAGGGAACGGCGGGGCTGCAGAAGATCCTCACCGGCAATGACCCGGCCAAGCTGCAGGCCGCCGCGCTCGAGCTCGAGAAGCAGATGCGCACGCTCGACGTCGTGGCCGACCCGCGGCCCTCGACGCCGCCGGTCGGGCCTGAGGTCATCGTCGTGCCGCGGTCGGACGAGGCGGCGCGCCTCGGCGTGTCGACCGAAGCCATCGCCCAGGCCGCCCGCGTCGCCACGGTCGGCGACATCGACGCCAACGTCGCCAAGATGAACGACGGCGAGCGGCGCATCCCGATCCGCATCCGCCTGCCGGCCGACGCCCGCGCCGACATCCAGCGGATCAAGTCCCTGCGCCTGCCGACCGCGGCCGGCGGGGTGACGACCCTCGACGCGGTCGCCGACGTCTACTTCCAGGCCGGTCCGGCCAAGATCGAGCGGCTGAACCGCAAGCGCCAGCTCACCGTCCAGGCTGAGCTCAACGGCGTGGAGATGGGCACCGCCAACCAGGCGGTCGAGAAGCTGCCGATCATGAAGAACCTGCCTGAGGGCGTGACGCCGGCCCAGACCGGCCAGCTCGAAGCCATGCAGGAGCTGTTCGGGTCCTTCGGCCTGGCGGTCTTCGCCGGTGTGTCGATGATCTTCGGCGTGCTGGTGCTGCTGTTCAGGTCGTTCTTCAAGCCGATCGTCATCCTGTCGGCCCTGCCGCTGGCGGTGGGCGGCGCCTTCTTCGGCCTGCTGGTCTTCAACCTGTCGCTCTCGATCCCCTCGCTGATCGGCTTCCTGATGCTGCTCGGCCTTGCCGCCAAGAACTCCATCCTGCTCGTGGAGTACGCCATCGAGCGCGAGCGGGCCGGCATGGAGCAGCGCCAGGCGCTGATGGAGGCCTGCCGCGAGCGCGCCAGGCCGATCGTCATGACCACCGTGGCCATGGCCGCAGGCATGCTGCCGACCGCCTTCGCCCTGGAGAAGGGCGCCGAGTTCCGCCAGCCGATGGCGGTGGCGGTGATCGGCGGCCTGATCACCTCGACCCTGCTGTCGCTGGTGCTGGTGCCGGTGGTCTACGAGTTCGTCGACGACTTCGAGAGCTGGCTGCGGCCCAAGCTCGCGCGCCTGATCACGCCGCGCGAGGCGCCCGGCGAAGCGGTTCCGGAAGATCGGCTGTAA
- a CDS encoding RluA family pseudouridine synthase — MSQTDIDDELDAPAAAEQATLRIVSIPPEAAGGRLDKALAEHAPELSRGRIQALMAQGLVRRDGKALSDASSKASAGDYELLIPPPAPAEPQPQDIPLAILFEDDDLIVIDKPAGMAVHPAPGSEDGTLVNALLFHCGASLSGIGGVARPGIVHRIDKDTSGVMVAAKSDAAHQGLSKLFASHDIDRVYVALVRGAPNPPKGTVETRLGRSPHDRKKIAVLKSGGREAVTHYRTERTFGGGDGKALAARVACTLETGRTHQIRVHMASKGTPCLGDPVYGSGPPAAPVREAVAAAGLKRQALHAAVLGFIHPVTGQALRFESPLPADMAQLEAILSAL; from the coding sequence GTGAGCCAGACAGACATCGACGACGAACTCGACGCCCCCGCGGCGGCCGAACAGGCGACCCTGCGCATTGTGAGCATCCCGCCGGAAGCAGCGGGCGGACGCCTGGACAAGGCGCTGGCCGAACATGCCCCGGAACTGTCGCGCGGCCGCATCCAGGCGCTGATGGCCCAGGGCCTGGTCCGCCGGGACGGCAAGGCGCTCTCGGACGCCTCGTCCAAGGCGAGCGCAGGTGACTACGAGCTGCTGATTCCGCCGCCGGCCCCGGCCGAGCCGCAACCGCAGGACATCCCTCTCGCCATCCTCTTCGAGGATGACGATCTGATCGTCATCGACAAGCCGGCCGGCATGGCCGTGCATCCGGCCCCGGGCAGCGAGGACGGCACCCTGGTCAACGCCCTGCTGTTCCACTGCGGGGCGAGCCTCTCGGGAATAGGCGGCGTCGCCCGGCCCGGGATCGTCCACCGGATCGACAAGGACACCTCGGGCGTGATGGTCGCGGCCAAGAGCGACGCCGCGCACCAGGGCCTTTCGAAGCTGTTCGCGAGCCACGATATAGACAGGGTCTACGTGGCCCTCGTCCGAGGCGCGCCTAATCCGCCCAAGGGAACCGTGGAGACGCGGCTGGGCCGTTCGCCCCATGACCGCAAGAAGATCGCCGTCCTGAAGTCCGGCGGCCGCGAGGCGGTGACCCATTATCGCACCGAGCGGACCTTTGGAGGCGGCGATGGTAAGGCGCTGGCCGCTCGCGTGGCCTGCACGCTGGAGACCGGGCGCACCCACCAGATCCGGGTGCACATGGCTTCGAAGGGAACGCCGTGCCTGGGTGACCCGGTCTATGGATCAGGCCCGCCCGCTGCGCCGGTCCGCGAGGCGGTGGCCGCCGCAGGGCTGAAACGCCAGGCCCTGCACGCCGCGGTGCTGGGGTTCATCCATCCCGTGACCGGCCAGGCTCTGAGGTTCGAAAGCCCCCTGCCGGCCGACATGGCGCAATTGGAAGCTATTCTGTCAGCTTTGTAA
- the rpoH gene encoding RNA polymerase sigma factor RpoH, with product MAANALAVMSPEGGLSRYLTEIRKFPMLAKDEEFMLAKRWREHEDPEAAHKLVTSHLRLVAKIAMGYRGYGLPIGEVISEGNVGLMQAVKKFEPDKGFRLATYAMWWIRASIQEYILRSWSLVKMGTTAAQKKLFFNLRKAKSQISAFQDGDLLPEQVSQIATKLGVLDEEVISMNRRLSGPDASLNAPLRVDGESEWQDWLEDETAVSQESYVAENQERTQRMTLMEAALSELSDRERHILTERRLKDSPTTLEELAAEYGVSRERVRQIEVRAFEKLQKSVTAAARDKNLVDA from the coding sequence ATGGCCGCAAACGCGCTTGCCGTGATGTCGCCGGAAGGCGGCCTCAGCCGGTATCTGACCGAGATTCGCAAGTTCCCGATGCTCGCCAAGGACGAGGAGTTCATGCTGGCCAAACGCTGGCGTGAGCACGAGGATCCGGAAGCCGCCCATAAGTTGGTGACCAGTCACCTGCGCCTCGTGGCCAAGATCGCCATGGGCTATCGGGGCTATGGCCTGCCGATCGGGGAAGTGATCTCCGAGGGCAATGTCGGCCTGATGCAAGCGGTGAAGAAGTTCGAGCCGGACAAGGGCTTCCGCCTGGCGACCTACGCCATGTGGTGGATCCGCGCCTCGATCCAGGAATACATCCTGCGATCCTGGAGCCTGGTGAAGATGGGGACCACCGCTGCGCAGAAGAAGCTGTTCTTCAACCTGCGCAAGGCCAAGAGCCAGATCAGCGCCTTCCAGGACGGCGACCTGCTGCCCGAACAGGTCAGCCAGATCGCCACCAAGCTCGGCGTGCTGGACGAGGAGGTCATCTCGATGAACCGCCGCCTGTCCGGGCCGGACGCCTCGCTGAACGCGCCGCTGCGCGTGGACGGCGAGAGCGAATGGCAGGACTGGCTGGAGGACGAGACCGCCGTCAGCCAGGAATCCTACGTCGCCGAGAACCAGGAACGCACCCAGCGCATGACGCTGATGGAAGCGGCGCTGTCGGAACTGTCCGACCGCGAACGCCACATCCTGACCGAGCGCCGGCTGAAGGACAGCCCGACCACCCTTGAGGAACTGGCGGCCGAATACGGCGTCAGCCGCGAGCGGGTTCGCCAGATCGAGGTGCGGGCCTTCGAAAAGCTGCAGAAGTCGGTGACGGCCGCAGCTCGCGACAAGAACCTGGTCGACGCCTAA
- a CDS encoding LysE family translocator: protein MSPAEAVLGFTAAAAVLTVLPGLDTALVLRTAAVEGPRRAALAGLGIVIGCLVWGSAVAVGLGALLTASQAAFTVLKWTGAAYLLWLGIGLLRRPRRTFDPGAEVAGLTGGEFDWMRRGLITNLLNPKIGVFYISFLPQFMAQGVPAGPFLVLLAAIHGLLGAAWFAALIIATQPLAKALRRPGVVAWLDRVTGGVFIAFAARLALGKN, encoded by the coding sequence ATGAGCCCGGCCGAGGCGGTCCTCGGCTTCACGGCCGCAGCCGCCGTTCTGACCGTACTCCCGGGCCTGGACACCGCCCTCGTCCTGCGAACCGCGGCGGTCGAGGGTCCCCGGCGGGCCGCCCTCGCCGGCCTGGGCATCGTGATCGGCTGCCTGGTCTGGGGTTCGGCCGTGGCCGTCGGCCTGGGCGCCCTGCTGACCGCCTCGCAAGCGGCCTTCACCGTCCTGAAATGGACGGGCGCGGCCTATCTGCTCTGGCTGGGGATCGGCCTGCTGAGGCGCCCCCGCCGGACCTTCGACCCGGGCGCCGAGGTCGCCGGCCTGACCGGCGGTGAGTTCGACTGGATGCGGCGCGGCCTGATCACCAATCTCCTCAACCCGAAGATCGGCGTCTTCTACATTTCGTTCCTTCCGCAGTTCATGGCGCAGGGCGTGCCGGCCGGGCCGTTCCTGGTCCTGCTGGCCGCGATCCACGGCCTGCTGGGCGCCGCGTGGTTCGCGGCGCTGATCATCGCTACCCAGCCCCTGGCCAAGGCGCTGAGGCGGCCGGGGGTGGTCGCCTGGCTCGATCGGGTCACCGGCGGGGTCTTCATCGCCTTCGCCGCCCGCCTCGCGCTCGGGAAAAACTAG